The following coding sequences are from one Melospiza melodia melodia isolate bMelMel2 chromosome 2, bMelMel2.pri, whole genome shotgun sequence window:
- the PIGA gene encoding phosphatidylinositol N-acetylglucosaminyltransferase subunit A isoform X2, which translates to MDGGGPAAHSVCMVSDFFYPNMGGVESHVYQLSQCLIERGHKVMYNQSTATTLFHSLPLLRYIFVRERVTIVHAHSSFSAMAHDALFHAKTMGLRTVFTDHSLFGFADVSSVLTNKLLTVSLCDTNHIICVSYTSKENTVLRAALDPRIVSVIPNAVDPTDFTPDPSRRDDSTITIVVVSRLVYRKGIDLLSGIIPELCQKYPELHFLVGGEGPKRIVLEEVRERYQLHDRVRLLGGLEHQDVRNVLVQGHIFLNTSLTEAFCMAIVEAASCGLQVVSTRVGGIPEVLPENLIILCEPSVKSLCDGLEKAIAQLRSGTLPSPETVHNKVKTFYTWRNVAERTEKVYDRVADEVVLPMKERLDRLMTHCGPVTGCIFAFFAVLNFLLLAFLRWMTPDSIIDVAIDATGPKGAWTKRYFFGKKRRIKEELVNS; encoded by the exons ATGGACGGCGGAGGCCCGGCGGCGCACAGCGTGTGCATGGTGTCGGACTTCTTCTACCCCAACATGGGGGGCGTGGAGAGCCACGTGTACCAGCTGTCACAGTGCCTCATCGAGCGCGGCCACAAG GTGATGTACAACCAGTCCACGGCCACGACGCTCTTCCACAGCCTGCCCTTGCTCAGGTACATCTTCGTGCGGGAGCGGGTGACCATCGTGCACGCCCACAGCTCCTTCTCGGCCATGGCCCACGACGCCCTGTTCCACGCCAAGACCATGGGGCTGCGCACCGTCTTCACCGACCACTCCCTGTTCGGCTTCGCCGATGTCAGCTCGGTGCTGACCAACAAGCTGCTGACGGTGTCCCTGTGTGACACCAACCACATCATCTGCGTCTCCTACACCAGCAAGGAGAACACGGTGTTGCGGGCAGCCCTGGACCCTCGGATTGTCTCTGTCATCCCCAACGCTGTGGATCCCACCGACTTCACCCCAGACCCCTCCAGGAGGGATGACAGTACAATAACAATTGTGGTTGTCAGCAGACTCGTTTACAGAAAAG GTATTGATTTGCTTAGTGGTATAATTCCTGAGCTGTGTCAGAAATATCCAGAGTTACATTTCTTAGTTGGAGGAGAAGGACCAAAGCGAATCGTACTGGAAGAAGTCCGGGAGAGATACCAGCTACATGACAG GGTGCGTCTTCTAGGAGGCCTGGAACACCAGGATGTCAGAAATGTCCTGGTCCAGGGGCACATTTTTCTCAACACTTCCCTCACTGAGGCCTTTTGTATGGCTATTGTGGAGGCAGCAAGCTGTGGTttacag GTGGTGAGCACAAGAGTTGGTGGGATTCCAGAGGTACTTCCAGAAAATCTCATCATTTTGTGTGAGCCCTCTGTGAAATCTTTGTGTGATGGACTAGAAAAAGCAATTGCCCAGCTCAGATCAGGAACTCTGCCATCTCCAGAAACTGTTCATAACAAAGTAAAGACTTTTTATACGTGGAGGAACGTAGCAGAGAGAACTGAGAAA GTGTATGACAGAGTTGCAGATGAAGTGGTTTTACCAATGAAGGAGCGACTTGACAGACTAATGACTCACTGTGGTCCCGTGACCGGgtgtatttttgctttttttgctgttCTGAACTTCCTTCTCTTGGCATTTCTGAGGTGGATGACTCCAGATTCCATTATTGATGTTGCAATAGATGCTACAGGACCTAAGGGTGCATGGACTAAACGgtatttttttgggaaaaaaagaagaattaaaGAGGAACTTGTAAACTCCTAA
- the PIGA gene encoding phosphatidylinositol N-acetylglucosaminyltransferase subunit A isoform X1 codes for MDGGGPAAHSVCMVSDFFYPNMGGVESHVYQLSQCLIERGHKVLVVTHAYGHRKGVRYLTSGLKVYYLPLKVMYNQSTATTLFHSLPLLRYIFVRERVTIVHAHSSFSAMAHDALFHAKTMGLRTVFTDHSLFGFADVSSVLTNKLLTVSLCDTNHIICVSYTSKENTVLRAALDPRIVSVIPNAVDPTDFTPDPSRRDDSTITIVVVSRLVYRKGIDLLSGIIPELCQKYPELHFLVGGEGPKRIVLEEVRERYQLHDRVRLLGGLEHQDVRNVLVQGHIFLNTSLTEAFCMAIVEAASCGLQVVSTRVGGIPEVLPENLIILCEPSVKSLCDGLEKAIAQLRSGTLPSPETVHNKVKTFYTWRNVAERTEKVYDRVADEVVLPMKERLDRLMTHCGPVTGCIFAFFAVLNFLLLAFLRWMTPDSIIDVAIDATGPKGAWTKRYFFGKKRRIKEELVNS; via the exons ATGGACGGCGGAGGCCCGGCGGCGCACAGCGTGTGCATGGTGTCGGACTTCTTCTACCCCAACATGGGGGGCGTGGAGAGCCACGTGTACCAGCTGTCACAGTGCCTCATCGAGCGCGGCCACAAGGTGCTGGTGGTCACCCACGCCTACGGCCACCGCAAGGGCGTCCGCTACCTCACCAGCGGGCTGAAAGTCTACTACTTGCCCCTGAAGGTGATGTACAACCAGTCCACGGCCACGACGCTCTTCCACAGCCTGCCCTTGCTCAGGTACATCTTCGTGCGGGAGCGGGTGACCATCGTGCACGCCCACAGCTCCTTCTCGGCCATGGCCCACGACGCCCTGTTCCACGCCAAGACCATGGGGCTGCGCACCGTCTTCACCGACCACTCCCTGTTCGGCTTCGCCGATGTCAGCTCGGTGCTGACCAACAAGCTGCTGACGGTGTCCCTGTGTGACACCAACCACATCATCTGCGTCTCCTACACCAGCAAGGAGAACACGGTGTTGCGGGCAGCCCTGGACCCTCGGATTGTCTCTGTCATCCCCAACGCTGTGGATCCCACCGACTTCACCCCAGACCCCTCCAGGAGGGATGACAGTACAATAACAATTGTGGTTGTCAGCAGACTCGTTTACAGAAAAG GTATTGATTTGCTTAGTGGTATAATTCCTGAGCTGTGTCAGAAATATCCAGAGTTACATTTCTTAGTTGGAGGAGAAGGACCAAAGCGAATCGTACTGGAAGAAGTCCGGGAGAGATACCAGCTACATGACAG GGTGCGTCTTCTAGGAGGCCTGGAACACCAGGATGTCAGAAATGTCCTGGTCCAGGGGCACATTTTTCTCAACACTTCCCTCACTGAGGCCTTTTGTATGGCTATTGTGGAGGCAGCAAGCTGTGGTttacag GTGGTGAGCACAAGAGTTGGTGGGATTCCAGAGGTACTTCCAGAAAATCTCATCATTTTGTGTGAGCCCTCTGTGAAATCTTTGTGTGATGGACTAGAAAAAGCAATTGCCCAGCTCAGATCAGGAACTCTGCCATCTCCAGAAACTGTTCATAACAAAGTAAAGACTTTTTATACGTGGAGGAACGTAGCAGAGAGAACTGAGAAA GTGTATGACAGAGTTGCAGATGAAGTGGTTTTACCAATGAAGGAGCGACTTGACAGACTAATGACTCACTGTGGTCCCGTGACCGGgtgtatttttgctttttttgctgttCTGAACTTCCTTCTCTTGGCATTTCTGAGGTGGATGACTCCAGATTCCATTATTGATGTTGCAATAGATGCTACAGGACCTAAGGGTGCATGGACTAAACGgtatttttttgggaaaaaaagaagaattaaaGAGGAACTTGTAAACTCCTAA